Proteins from one Lacrimispora sphenoides genomic window:
- a CDS encoding helix-turn-helix transcriptional regulator gives MKNKRMKIARMEADMKQEDLAKAVGVTRQTIGLIESGEYNPTLNLCISICKALGKTLNDLFWEESK, from the coding sequence ATGAAGAACAAGAGAATGAAAATCGCCCGAATGGAAGCTGATATGAAACAAGAGGACTTAGCAAAAGCCGTAGGCGTTACCCGACAAACTATCGGGCTGATAGAATCAGGGGAATATAACCCCACGTTAAACCTTTGTATATCAATTTGTAAGGCGCTTGGCAAAACATTAAATGATTTATTTTGGGAGGAATCGAAATGA
- a CDS encoding GNAT family N-acetyltransferase: MNTDFVNLTTENLVNEHLCCIIRSKKPHQGIDAKKQWLSDRLNEGHVFRKLNEKATVLIEYAPLETAWVPITGDNYYYLYCLWVTGSHKGKGYGKLLMEYCLADAKENGKSGICMLGAKKQKSFLSDQSFAKKFGFEVVDTTDNGYELLALSFDGTTPKFARNVKSQEIESKELTIYYDMQCPYVSQNIEMIKQYCEMNDVPVSLIQVDTLQKAKELPCVFNNWGVFYKGKFETVNLLDVAYLKRILKK, translated from the coding sequence ATGAATACTGATTTTGTAAACTTAACTACAGAAAATCTTGTCAATGAGCATTTGTGCTGCATTATCCGCAGTAAAAAGCCCCATCAAGGTATTGACGCAAAGAAACAATGGCTTTCAGACCGATTAAATGAAGGTCATGTCTTTAGAAAGTTGAATGAAAAGGCTACGGTTTTAATTGAATATGCTCCTCTTGAAACTGCTTGGGTTCCCATAACTGGTGACAACTATTATTATCTGTATTGCTTATGGGTTACTGGTAGTCACAAAGGAAAAGGGTATGGGAAATTGCTGATGGAGTATTGTTTGGCTGATGCAAAGGAAAATGGTAAATCCGGTATTTGTATGCTCGGGGCAAAAAAACAAAAATCTTTTCTTTCTGACCAATCATTTGCGAAGAAGTTTGGCTTTGAGGTTGTTGATACGACCGATAATGGCTATGAATTGCTAGCACTTTCTTTTGATGGAACAACGCCAAAATTCGCACGAAATGTTAAAAGCCAAGAAATTGAGAGCAAAGAGCTAACAATCTATTATGATATGCAATGCCCCTATGTCTCTCAAAACATTGAGATGATAAAACAGTATTGTGAAATGAATGACGTACCTGTATCTTTAATTCAAGTGGATACACTACAAAAAGCAAAGGAATTGCCTTGTGTTTTCAATAACTGGGGGGTGTTTTATAAAGGAAAATTTGAGACAGTGAATTTGTTAGATGTTGCCTACTTAAAGAGAATACTCAAAAAATGA
- a CDS encoding nuclear transport factor 2 family protein has protein sequence MIRETALAFVDAINSHNADKITTLMTDDHTFIDAYGNSSNKEAMQQGWPGYFSWFPDYLIEINNILVSGVTVVLLGYAGGTDSGSPSHQLLKLSILNKPLDYDFRGLFLNE, from the coding sequence ATGATTAGAGAAACCGCTCTTGCTTTTGTAGATGCAATAAACTCACATAATGCTGATAAAATAACCACCCTCATGACAGATGACCACACGTTTATTGACGCTTATGGAAACAGTTCCAATAAAGAAGCGATGCAACAAGGCTGGCCCGGCTACTTTTCATGGTTCCCCGATTATCTGATTGAAATTAATAATATACTGGTATCTGGAGTTACCGTTGTATTGCTTGGTTATGCTGGTGGCACTGACTCTGGTAGTCCCAGCCACCAACTTCTAAAACTCAGTATACTAAATAAGCCCCTGGATTATGATTTCCGGGGGCTTTTCTTAAATGAATAA